The DNA region TCTGAAGCTAAATAATATCAGTTATGGCAATGTTTGTATGTCTTACCCACTTAAGAGAAGATAGCTCATCATAAAGTCTTTTTATCTTTTCAACTTTTCCCCTTACAAGTATCACTTCCATACAATTTTTTTCATCAAGATGAACATGCAAGGTAGAGATAATTACATCATGGTAATGATGCTGTATGTCCGTCAACTTTTCAGAAAGTCCATAAACATCATGCTCATAAATGAGGCTTATACTTCCTGCTACCTTTTCTTTTTTTAAATTCCATTTTTCCTTTATAATATAATCTCTTATTAGATCTCTTATAGCCTCTGATCTACTATTATATCCTTTATCTTCTATTATTTTGTCAAAATTTTCTAAAAGATCCTCCTCTATAGAAACCCCAAAGCGAACAATTTTAGCCATGTCAAGCTCCCAGTAAAAAATCTTTGAATAAATTATAACACATGAAAATAAATTATTTCACAATTCATACTTTTTAAGTATAATATTTTAAAAACCAATTGAGGTGAAGCATATGAAGGAAAAATTAGAAGAACTTAAAAATTTCTTAAGAGATTGTAAAAAAGTAGTAGTAGCATACTCGGGAGGTGTAGATAGTACTTTCCTTTTAAAAGTTGCAAAAGACACCCTTGGAGACAATGTATTAGCGGTAACCCTTATAAGCCCTATTTTCCCAGAAAGAGAAATTAAAGAGGCAAAAAGAATTGCAGAAGAACTTGGAGTAAGGCACATAATACTGAAAAATGACGAGCTTTTGAAGCATGAAGAGTTTATTAAAAATCCTCCTGAAAGATGCTACATATGTAAGAAATATAATTTTCAAAAAATAATTGAAGTTGCAAAGGAAAATAATATAGATTGTGTGCTTGATGGGAGCAATGTAGATGACCTAAAAGATTATAGACCTGGAAAAATGGCTCTTAAAGAGTTAGGAATCTTAAGCCCTCTTTTGGAATTAGGATTTTCAAAGGAAGAAATTCGAAGGTTGTCAAGAGAATTTAATCTTCCCACCTCAGAAAAACCATCCCTCGCCTGCCTTGCCACAAGAATCCCTTACGGAGAAAGGATTGAGATAGAAAGGCTAAAAAGAATAGAAGAAGGAGAAGATTATTTGACTAAATTAGGGTTCAATCAGGTTAGGGTTAGAGACTATAAAAACATGGCAAGAATAGAAATAGAGGAAGAAAACTTCTCTTTGATCCTAAAAAAGGATATAAGGGAGAAAATTATCAGAAAACTTAAGGAGCTAGGATATAAGTATATAACTCTTGACCTTGAGGGATACAGAACAGGGAGCATGAATCAAGAAATTAAAAAATAGGAGAGGAAAATTTCCCTCCCCTTAGGAAGTTAAACCTAACTCTTTATGTTTTAAATAGATAGCATCAGCAAGCTCATCTAATAATTTAAAATCTTCTTTCTCAGGAAGTCCTTTAACAAGCACAGGATTTAATATTTCTACATTCAAATTTGTAAGATTATTCTTTAAGATTTCAAGAGTTCTTCCACCCCATCCGTAAGATCCAATTATGGATACAAACTTTGCCTTTGGCTTAAGAACATTTGCAAGGTAAGTAACATAAAGAGCCTTTGGATGAGGTCCAGCAAGTACCGTAGGAGTTCCCACTATAATGGTTGCAGCATCCACAAGTGCCATAGCTATCTTTCCAATATCAGCAGTGGATAGATCAAATATCTCTACAGCAATTCCTTTTTCAATAAGTTTATCTGCTAAATAATCCACCATTATTTTCGTACTATCATGCATAGAAACATAGGGAAGAACTACTATATTTTTAGGATCTTCACTTATCCAATCCTTATAAGCATTAATAATAAAATTAGGGTTATTATAAATAGGCCCATGACTTGGAGCTATTAAATCAATATGAAGTTCTTTAATTTTTTCCAAATTTTTCTGAATTATACTACGAAATGGCATCATGATCTCGGCATAATATCTTTTTGCAGCCTCATAAACAATTTTTTCATCCTCCACATATAAACTTGAAGTAGCATAATGGGAACCAAAAAGATCACAGGTGAAAAGAATTCTATCTTCCATAAGATAACTTACCATGGTCTCGGGCCAGTGTACCCAAGGAGTATATATAAACTTTAAAGTTTTATCTCCAAGAGAAAGCTCTTCACCATCATTCACTGTAATAAATCTATCATCAGGTATATGTAAATGGGACTTAAGAAGCTCCTTACCTTTTGGATTGGTCACTACCTTAGCTGATGGATATTTTTCTAAAACAAAAGGAATACTTCCTGAATGATCTTGCTCGGCATGATGGGATATTACATAGTCAATTTTAGATATATTAGAAAAATAGGAGAATAGTATATCTTTTTTAGTGGGATCAACAGTATCTATCAAGGCAGTTTTCTCACTTCCTATAACTAAATAGGCATTATAACTGGTACCATCAGGCAAAGGAATAAGAGAATCAAACAGTGTCCTGTTCCAATCAGGCACTCCCACATAATAAACCTTTTCCTTTATTTTTCTTGGTTTCATTCTCATCCCTCCAATTTATACTTTTTAGATATACTTTTCGAAAATAATTATAATACTAATAATACAAAATTGCAAAAAATTTTCAATAAGGAGGAACAGCTTCTGAGGGATTAAAGGGTAAAAAGGGAAGGAACATCTTTGTTCCTTCCCTAAGCGGTAAATCCTCCATCAATGGAGATAATACTTCCAGTCATATACCCTGCCTCATCACAAGCAGCAAAAAGTATAGCAAAAGCAATCTCTTCCTCTTTACCCAATCTTCCTATAGGACGTCTTTCAGACATCTGCTTTAATACCTCATCAGCATTAGGCAATTTCTTTAACCTTTCTGCAAGTCCTTGAGTAAAAGTGGTTCCTGGACATACCGCATTAACTCTTATGTTTTCTCTTGCATAGTCAATAGCCATAGATTTTGTCAAAGAAATAAGGGCTCCCTTTGACATACTATAAACACATCTTTCGGGAATTGCCTTCAATGCTACCTCTGAAGATACATTTACTATTACTCCTCCACCTTGTTTTTTCATCTCAAGAACAGCATACTTTGAAAGGAAGAAGGGACCTTTTACATTCACAAGCATGGTCTTATCAAAATCTTCTTCAGAAGTATCCTCCACCTTACCATATACCACTATTCCAGCATTATTAACCAGGATATCTATCTTGCCAAAATTTTCAACCACTTCTTTTATTATCCTTTCGGCATCCTTAGGAGAGGAGACATCTCCCAAAATAAAAATAGCTTCACCACCATTATTTTTTATGATTTCAACAGTTTCCTTACCTTTTTCTTCCGAAATATCATTTACTGCTACCTTTGCTCCCCTTTCTGCAAACATAATAGCAGTTTTTCTTCCAATACCAGAACCTGCACCAGTAATGAGAACTACCTTACCCTTAAAGTTCATCTTTTCTCCCTCCTATTTTCCAAAGATTAAGTTTGGGATAAAGAGCACAAGACTTGGGAAGAAGATCAAAGTAACAATCGCAAGGACTACAGCTAAAAGAAAAGGCCAGGATTCTTTTAAAAACTCCTCTAAGCTAACATCCAGAATCGTACATACCGCATACATGGCAGCACCTACAGGAGGGGTAAAATTACCTATAGCACAAGTCATAACAAAGACAAGTCCAAAATGTACAGGATCAATACCAAGCTTAATAGCGATGGGGAAAAATATAGAAGTTAGCATCAATATAAGAACAGTAGCGTCAATAAAACATCCAGCAACAAGAAGTAAAGCAATTAAAATCAAATAAAAAATGTAAGGATTAGTTGTTATACCTAAAATCCAGCTGGAAATTATTTCTGGAATTCTCTCCCAAACAATTCCATAGGAAAATATATTGGAAAAAGCAATTAAAGACATAGTTGCACCTATATCTATAGTAGAATCTCTAAGAGCCTCGATGAAATTCTTTAAAGTCAATTCTCGGTATGCCAAAATCCCTACAAACAATGCATATACCACACATAAAGCTCCAATTTCAGAGGGAGTAAAGAGTCCTCCTCTCAATCCCACAATAAGTATTACTGGAAAGATTATAGCCCAAATACTCTTTATGAAAGAAATTCCAATTTCCAAAATAGAAGCTCTCTTTTCTCTTAAAGGTGCAAAATTTCTTATACGAGAAGTAATTGCAACAGTAATCATTAAAAATGTCATCACTAAAAGTCCTGGAATAATGCCTCCTGCAAACAATCTTCCTATGGAGACTTGGGCAATGGTTCCAAACAAAACCAATCCTATACTTGGAGGGATAGTTGGAACTTCAAGAGAAGAATAAACCAAAGCTCCTGCTGCATAACCCTTAGGAAGTCCCCTTTTTATCATCTCAGGTCCAAGCATTCTCGCTTCCATTGCTGCATCTGCAATAGCAGAACCTGATACTCCTCCCATCAAAGCAGAAAGGACACAAGTCACATGAGCAAGTCCTCCCCTTAAATGTCCTACAAGCACCATAGAAAGATCTATTAATCTCTTAGTAATACCAGTATAGTTCATCATATTCCCAGCAGTAATAAATAAAGGAATAGCAAGTAATGCAAAGTTAATATTTTGGGTTAAAGGCAATTGAATAGGAGTTGTTATTGGAATCTCTGGGTGTTGTAAAAAGAAAAGAAAACCTGAAATTGCTATAGCAAAAACTACAGGCATTCCAAGGAGCATAAAAAGGAAAAAGAAGATTATAACCAACAGCATAGCTATTTCCTCCATTTCCTCAAATTATTTATTTCGTCAATAATTTTTACTATGGTTGTTATTGCCAAAAGAAAAGAACCTACAGGAATACTTAAAGTAGCCCACATGTAGCTAAAACCATACATTCCTTCGAAGGTTCTATATTTTTGGACAAAAGCAAGTCTAATCCCAAACACAATAAGATAAATTAAGAAAGCTAAAATAATAATGTAGTTAAAAATTTTTATATAACTCTGAACCCTTTGAGGAAGTCTTTTAACTAAAAGATCCACATTCATAAGTTTATCTCTTCTATAAGCAGCATCCATCGCAAACATTGTTGCCCAAGCAAAAAAGAAGCTTGCTAATGGATTAGCCCAATATATAGGACTTCTTAAAGTTCTTGAGACACCGGCAGAAAAAACCAATACTACAATTAAGACCAAAAGAATTTCTGCCATATATAGTTCAATCTTTCCTAATATCTCATATATTTTTCTCATTGCTTTTCAACTCCTCCTGTAAGAATAGAGAAAATTTAAGGGGGTCCTACATTGAACGGACCCCCTTGAAATTTTTCACCTACTTCTTTCTCAGCTCTTTCCAGATTCTATCTTTCACTTCTTTTACCTTTAATACTTCATAAGCCTTTTCTCCAGCTTTCTTAAACGCCTCAAGATCAATATCCTTTGTAGGGACGATTACCATACCCTTTTCTTGTATTAACTTCTTTACTTCTTCTTCTCTCTGGAACACAACCTTGGTTGTTTCAAGTCCTGCCTTATCGCATTCTTCTTCTA from Dictyoglomus turgidum DSM 6724 includes:
- a CDS encoding FprA family A-type flavoprotein encodes the protein MKPRKIKEKVYYVGVPDWNRTLFDSLIPLPDGTSYNAYLVIGSEKTALIDTVDPTKKDILFSYFSNISKIDYVISHHAEQDHSGSIPFVLEKYPSAKVVTNPKGKELLKSHLHIPDDRFITVNDGEELSLGDKTLKFIYTPWVHWPETMVSYLMEDRILFTCDLFGSHYATSSLYVEDEKIVYEAAKRYYAEIMMPFRSIIQKNLEKIKELHIDLIAPSHGPIYNNPNFIINAYKDWISEDPKNIVVLPYVSMHDSTKIMVDYLADKLIEKGIAVEIFDLSTADIGKIAMALVDAATIIVGTPTVLAGPHPKALYVTYLANVLKPKAKFVSIIGSYGWGGRTLEILKNNLTNLNVEILNPVLVKGLPEKEDFKLLDELADAIYLKHKELGLTS
- a CDS encoding TRAP transporter large permease; translation: MLLVIIFFFLFMLLGMPVVFAIAISGFLFFLQHPEIPITTPIQLPLTQNINFALLAIPLFITAGNMMNYTGITKRLIDLSMVLVGHLRGGLAHVTCVLSALMGGVSGSAIADAAMEARMLGPEMIKRGLPKGYAAGALVYSSLEVPTIPPSIGLVLFGTIAQVSIGRLFAGGIIPGLLVMTFLMITVAITSRIRNFAPLREKRASILEIGISFIKSIWAIIFPVILIVGLRGGLFTPSEIGALCVVYALFVGILAYRELTLKNFIEALRDSTIDIGATMSLIAFSNIFSYGIVWERIPEIISSWILGITTNPYIFYLILIALLLVAGCFIDATVLILMLTSIFFPIAIKLGIDPVHFGLVFVMTCAIGNFTPPVGAAMYAVCTILDVSLEEFLKESWPFLLAVVLAIVTLIFFPSLVLFIPNLIFGK
- the nikR gene encoding nickel-responsive transcriptional regulator NikR, with translation MAKIVRFGVSIEEDLLENFDKIIEDKGYNSRSEAIRDLIRDYIIKEKWNLKKEKVAGSISLIYEHDVYGLSEKLTDIQHHYHDVIISTLHVHLDEKNCMEVILVRGKVEKIKRLYDELSSLKWVRHTNIAITDII
- the larE gene encoding ATP-dependent sacrificial sulfur transferase LarE, yielding MKEKLEELKNFLRDCKKVVVAYSGGVDSTFLLKVAKDTLGDNVLAVTLISPIFPEREIKEAKRIAEELGVRHIILKNDELLKHEEFIKNPPERCYICKKYNFQKIIEVAKENNIDCVLDGSNVDDLKDYRPGKMALKELGILSPLLELGFSKEEIRRLSREFNLPTSEKPSLACLATRIPYGERIEIERLKRIEEGEDYLTKLGFNQVRVRDYKNMARIEIEEENFSLILKKDIREKIIRKLKELGYKYITLDLEGYRTGSMNQEIKK
- a CDS encoding TRAP transporter small permease, giving the protein MRKIYEILGKIELYMAEILLVLIVVLVFSAGVSRTLRSPIYWANPLASFFFAWATMFAMDAAYRRDKLMNVDLLVKRLPQRVQSYIKIFNYIIILAFLIYLIVFGIRLAFVQKYRTFEGMYGFSYMWATLSIPVGSFLLAITTIVKIIDEINNLRKWRK
- a CDS encoding SDR family NAD(P)-dependent oxidoreductase, coding for MNFKGKVVLITGAGSGIGRKTAIMFAERGAKVAVNDISEEKGKETVEIIKNNGGEAIFILGDVSSPKDAERIIKEVVENFGKIDILVNNAGIVVYGKVEDTSEEDFDKTMLVNVKGPFFLSKYAVLEMKKQGGGVIVNVSSEVALKAIPERCVYSMSKGALISLTKSMAIDYARENIRVNAVCPGTTFTQGLAERLKKLPNADEVLKQMSERRPIGRLGKEEEIAFAILFAACDEAGYMTGSIISIDGGFTA